Proteins from one Pyrobaculum neutrophilum V24Sta genomic window:
- the thiC gene encoding phosphomethylpyrimidine synthase ThiC codes for MAKTLIQQAREGRAPPELERVAKAEDVSVAKLRDRLARGQAVVLTNAKSPPRRLTGVGKGLHTKVNVNLGTSSEVVDLGAELKKVEVANRWGDTLMDLSVGGDLDAVRRAVLSKAEIPVGTVPIYQAFIEAFEKRGGGAYMTEDHLFEVVERQLKDGVSFMTIHAAVTRDLALKVLKSDRVIPVVSRGGDMVIGWMLYNESENPYLKNWDYLLELFAEYDATISIGDALRPGAIADAHDEFQIAELVEAARLAKRAIKAGVQVMLEGPGHVPLNEIVWSIKLEKKLTGGVPYYVLGPLPTDVAAPYDHIASAVGAALAAAAGADLLCYITPAEHLSLPTVKQVEEGVKAYRVAAHIGDIVKLGPKASGWDREVSVYRGRLDWANMINKLLDPEAAWAVYRQFGEPKVKGCTMCGKYCPMMWVKEQARKTS; via the coding sequence ATGGCAAAGACGTTAATTCAGCAGGCCAGGGAGGGCAGAGCGCCTCCCGAGCTTGAGAGGGTGGCTAAGGCGGAGGACGTAAGCGTGGCTAAGCTCCGGGACCGCCTGGCTCGGGGGCAGGCGGTGGTTTTGACCAACGCCAAGTCGCCGCCTAGGAGGCTCACCGGCGTGGGGAAGGGGCTACACACGAAGGTCAACGTCAACCTGGGGACCTCCTCGGAGGTGGTGGACCTCGGGGCGGAGCTGAAGAAGGTGGAGGTGGCGAATAGGTGGGGCGACACGTTGATGGATCTAAGCGTCGGCGGCGATCTAGACGCGGTGAGGAGGGCCGTGTTGAGCAAGGCGGAGATCCCCGTGGGCACCGTCCCCATATACCAAGCCTTTATCGAGGCCTTCGAGAAGAGGGGCGGCGGGGCTTACATGACGGAGGACCACCTGTTTGAGGTGGTGGAGAGGCAGTTGAAAGACGGCGTGTCGTTTATGACGATACACGCCGCGGTCACGAGGGACCTGGCCTTGAAGGTGCTGAAGAGCGATAGGGTGATCCCCGTCGTGTCGCGCGGCGGCGACATGGTCATCGGCTGGATGCTCTACAACGAGTCCGAGAACCCCTACCTCAAGAACTGGGACTACCTCCTGGAGCTCTTCGCCGAGTACGACGCCACCATCTCCATAGGCGACGCCCTGAGGCCGGGCGCCATCGCAGACGCCCACGACGAGTTCCAGATAGCCGAGCTCGTCGAGGCGGCTAGGCTGGCCAAGAGGGCTATCAAGGCGGGGGTCCAGGTGATGCTTGAGGGGCCGGGGCACGTGCCGCTGAACGAGATCGTCTGGTCTATAAAGCTGGAGAAGAAGCTCACGGGGGGCGTCCCCTACTACGTCCTGGGGCCTCTGCCGACTGACGTGGCCGCGCCCTACGACCACATCGCCTCTGCGGTGGGCGCCGCCCTCGCCGCCGCCGCGGGGGCCGACCTTCTGTGCTACATCACGCCGGCGGAGCACCTCTCCCTGCCCACCGTCAAGCAGGTGGAGGAGGGGGTGAAGGCCTACAGGGTCGCGGCCCACATAGGAGACATCGTGAAGCTTGGGCCAAAGGCCTCGGGGTGGGATAGGGAGGTGAGCGTGTACAGGGGCAGGCTCGACTGGGCCAACATGATAAACAAGCTCCTCGACCCGGAGGCCGCGTGGGCGGTGTATAGGCAGTTCGGGGAGCCCAAGGTGAAGGGCTGCACCATGTGCGGCAAGTACTGCCCCATGATGTGGGTGAAGGAGCAAGCGAGGAAAACCTCTTGA
- a CDS encoding DMT family transporter, which yields MDLSGAAAALTAALIWALVIFLYKREMETAGAAAVNFSRLLYVAVLMWPVLLLGAPTPGLWAAAASGLITLVVGDSLYFYAIQRIGGSTAAPLAYTYVVIAQYLATLLGEVVSHWLAASAVLTVVGAALLAKGGSARLEPLGVAAALAAALMWSLGMAAVKLAAMGQAHPLVIAYIRAAAACAALGIYLAARRRVALVKSPLFAAASLLDLGLGSALFAYAVGAAGLAVATILVSTSPLITQLYARATGAERIGLRQTAGALSIFLAIYLALRG from the coding sequence ATGGACCTCTCAGGCGCGGCGGCCGCCCTCACGGCGGCGCTTATCTGGGCCCTCGTCATATTTCTATACAAGCGCGAGATGGAGACAGCGGGGGCGGCCGCGGTGAACTTCTCAAGGCTGCTGTACGTCGCAGTGTTGATGTGGCCCGTGCTGTTGCTGGGCGCCCCCACGCCGGGGCTGTGGGCCGCCGCCGCCAGCGGCCTCATCACCCTCGTGGTGGGGGACAGCCTGTACTTCTACGCCATACAGAGAATCGGCGGATCTACGGCGGCGCCTCTGGCGTACACCTACGTCGTAATCGCCCAGTACCTCGCGACGTTGCTGGGCGAGGTGGTGTCCCACTGGCTAGCCGCCTCGGCGGTCCTCACCGTAGTGGGGGCCGCACTCTTGGCGAAAGGCGGCTCCGCCCGCCTGGAGCCCCTCGGCGTAGCGGCGGCCCTAGCCGCAGCGCTAATGTGGTCCCTCGGGATGGCCGCGGTGAAGCTAGCCGCCATGGGCCAGGCGCACCCCCTCGTCATCGCCTACATCAGAGCCGCCGCGGCTTGCGCCGCCCTCGGGATATACCTCGCCGCGAGGCGCCGCGTCGCCCTGGTGAAATCGCCTCTTTTCGCCGCGGCATCCCTCCTAGACCTAGGCCTGGGCTCGGCCTTATTCGCCTACGCCGTCGGCGCGGCGGGGCTCGCAGTAGCCACAATACTCGTGTCCACCTCACCCCTGATAACCCAGCTCTACGCGAGAGCCACAGGCGCCGAGAGGATCGGCCTTAGGCAAACGGCGGGAGCCCTCTCCATCTTCCTCGCCATATATCTAGCGCTCAGAGGTTAG
- a CDS encoding ATPase codes for MKVAFFSGGKDSVYAALLEWPVDMFFISVYSFPRPSPHLVNLHKTVELAVKLGVPTLVVNLPKGAERRTKADLLRRLGARVLVAGDQAVEEHLRYMEQLAREAGAELREPLWGRDPAQILYEEAEKMEFIVIGALDRSIVCRRVGRENVADFLADLKKLGMDPIGERGEYHTLVTRVGAVALDVQCGAVEKHGDYYIARLV; via the coding sequence ATGAAGGTGGCTTTCTTCTCCGGCGGTAAAGACTCCGTCTATGCGGCGTTGCTGGAGTGGCCCGTGGACATGTTCTTCATCTCCGTCTACAGCTTCCCACGCCCCTCTCCCCACCTCGTGAACCTACACAAGACCGTGGAGCTTGCGGTGAAGCTCGGGGTGCCGACGCTGGTGGTGAATCTGCCCAAGGGCGCCGAGCGGAGGACAAAGGCGGATCTGCTCCGGCGGCTCGGCGCAAGGGTCCTGGTGGCGGGGGACCAGGCGGTGGAGGAGCACCTCCGCTACATGGAGCAACTCGCCAGGGAGGCAGGCGCCGAGCTGAGGGAGCCCCTGTGGGGCAGAGACCCCGCGCAGATCCTCTACGAGGAGGCGGAGAAGATGGAGTTCATAGTCATCGGGGCGCTAGACAGGTCCATAGTCTGCAGGCGGGTTGGGAGGGAGAACGTCGCCGACTTCCTCGCCGACCTCAAAAAACTCGGCATGGACCCAATAGGCGAGAGGGGGGAGTACCACACCCTGGTCACCAGGGTGGGCGCCGTCGCGCTGGATGTGCAGTGCGGCGCCGTGGAGAAACACGGCGACTACTACATAGCCCGGCTGGTATGA
- the nadC gene encoding carboxylating nicotinate-nucleotide diphosphorylase codes for MIEARLFAYQLLEELRRDLPFVDFAAAAAPRREVEACVTAKQGGVAAGLEEAVEFLKLLGFRVTHALPDGSPFAAGSRLLCFRGEAPEVLKVERTLLNLVAHASGVATYTRRLVERARAANPRVVVAATRKTLPFLRYIEKKAVWLGGGDPHRYSLSDAVMFKDNHRALAPLEALMSARRPFIQRVEVEVSSAEEAVKAAELGAEVVMLDNVSPDEARRAHEELARRGLRGRVVLEVSGGINEENIALYAPYVDVISVGRLTHSAPAVDISLELVNARTPVGLIGVGRLGGAILEMARGDEEIEIAAVYDVDGERCVRAAGDRCVSTVDELIARSEFVVEAASAEALLHYACKILSAGRHLVAASVGAALKLPRCGPGVLFIPSGAVGGLDVVAAAGGRVTHRVHKHGLGADRGPAGEMFEKYPRNLNSSVALSLAAGSEAYVEIDGEAPPGVNIHEIAVEHRWGRAYVRLENKAEGPTSALAAASIYTTLKSAVRLLKGRGAVVVGTFKVL; via the coding sequence ATGATCGAGGCTAGGCTCTTCGCGTATCAGCTTTTGGAGGAGCTGAGGCGGGACCTTCCCTTTGTGGACTTCGCCGCCGCGGCGGCGCCGAGGCGGGAGGTGGAGGCGTGTGTCACAGCTAAGCAGGGCGGCGTGGCAGCCGGCCTTGAGGAGGCCGTGGAGTTTCTAAAGCTCCTGGGCTTCCGGGTGACGCACGCGTTGCCGGACGGCTCCCCCTTCGCCGCCGGCTCTAGGCTTCTCTGCTTCAGGGGGGAGGCGCCCGAGGTGTTGAAGGTGGAGAGGACCCTGCTCAACCTCGTGGCCCACGCCTCCGGCGTGGCTACATACACAAGGCGATTGGTGGAGAGGGCGAGGGCCGCCAACCCAAGGGTGGTGGTGGCGGCGACGAGGAAGACCCTGCCGTTTCTCCGGTATATAGAGAAGAAGGCCGTTTGGCTAGGCGGCGGGGACCCCCACAGGTACTCCCTAAGCGACGCCGTGATGTTTAAGGACAACCACAGGGCGCTGGCTCCGCTGGAGGCGCTTATGTCGGCTAGGCGGCCCTTCATCCAGAGGGTGGAGGTGGAGGTCTCCTCGGCGGAGGAGGCGGTTAAGGCGGCGGAGCTGGGCGCCGAAGTCGTCATGTTGGACAACGTCTCCCCCGATGAGGCGAGGAGAGCCCACGAGGAGCTGGCGAGGAGGGGCCTGAGGGGGCGGGTGGTGTTGGAGGTCTCCGGGGGGATAAACGAGGAGAACATCGCCTTGTACGCCCCCTACGTAGACGTGATCTCGGTGGGTAGGCTGACGCACAGCGCCCCGGCGGTGGACATATCGCTGGAGCTCGTCAACGCCAGGACCCCGGTGGGGCTTATCGGGGTGGGGAGGCTTGGGGGCGCCATATTGGAGATGGCCAGGGGCGACGAGGAGATCGAGATCGCCGCCGTATACGACGTGGATGGGGAGAGGTGTGTGAGAGCGGCCGGCGATAGGTGTGTATCTACGGTGGACGAGCTTATCGCCAGGAGCGAGTTCGTGGTGGAGGCGGCGAGCGCCGAGGCTCTGCTCCACTACGCCTGCAAGATCCTGTCGGCCGGGAGGCACCTGGTGGCGGCCTCCGTAGGCGCCGCGTTGAAGTTGCCGAGGTGCGGGCCGGGCGTGTTGTTTATCCCAAGCGGCGCCGTGGGCGGGTTAGACGTCGTGGCCGCGGCTGGGGGGCGGGTGACGCATAGAGTACATAAACACGGCCTTGGGGCGGACCGGGGGCCAGCCGGCGAGATGTTTGAAAAGTACCCCCGGAACCTGAACTCCTCGGTTGCCCTATCTCTCGCCGCTGGGTCGGAGGCCTACGTGGAGATAGACGGCGAGGCTCCCCCAGGCGTAAATATACACGAGATCGCGGTGGAGCATAGATGGGGGAGGGCCTACGTTAGGCTGGAGAACAAGGCCGAGGGCCCCACCAGCGCCCTCGCCGCGGCCTCCATCTACACAACGCTGAAAAGCGCTGTGAGGCTACTCAAGGGCCGGGGGGCCGTGGTGGTGGGGACCTTCAAGGTGCTTTAG
- a CDS encoding DMT family transporter — translation MGPVLRILAAAFLWSTIGVAASLGREYLWIAFFRSLTASLAALAAEARPGRGALLPGLLLGGLFTVYPAAAIYAGIGNAAYLLYTAPLWTALALALWGERPSRRDGVGVALVFAAVALMASSGGISGVGFAAGLASGLFYGLYIAAARRLAAGGRAVDASLGAMPYTLAVTAPALLLKPSPPTLEAAAAGVYLGVFGTVLPYRLFASAVSRVGGAKASVLASLEPVLAALWGALFFGQRPTAPEAAAYVLITAAAVAAARK, via the coding sequence GTGGGGCCGGTCTTGAGGATCCTGGCGGCGGCGTTTCTCTGGTCCACGATAGGGGTCGCCGCTTCGCTGGGGAGGGAGTACCTCTGGATAGCCTTCTTCAGGTCGCTCACCGCGTCTCTGGCGGCTCTCGCGGCGGAGGCTAGGCCCGGGAGGGGGGCGCTTCTGCCGGGCCTCCTCCTCGGCGGCCTCTTCACGGTTTATCCGGCGGCGGCTATATACGCGGGGATTGGAAACGCCGCGTACCTCCTCTACACGGCCCCCCTCTGGACAGCCCTAGCCCTCGCCCTGTGGGGGGAAAGGCCGTCTAGACGCGACGGCGTGGGGGTCGCCCTCGTCTTCGCGGCCGTGGCGCTTATGGCCTCCTCGGGCGGGATCTCGGGGGTCGGCTTCGCCGCCGGCTTAGCCTCGGGCCTCTTCTACGGCTTGTACATCGCCGCCGCCAGGAGGCTCGCGGCGGGCGGCCGCGCGGTGGACGCGTCGCTTGGGGCTATGCCCTATACGCTGGCCGTCACCGCACCGGCCCTTCTGCTGAAGCCCAGCCCCCCCACCCTGGAGGCCGCCGCCGCTGGGGTGTACCTCGGCGTGTTTGGGACCGTGTTGCCCTACAGGCTCTTCGCGTCGGCTGTCTCCAGGGTGGGGGGCGCCAAGGCCTCTGTCTTGGCCTCCCTAGAGCCGGTGCTCGCCGCCCTCTGGGGGGCCTTGTTTTTCGGCCAGAGGCCCACAGCCCCGGAGGCCGCCGCCTACGTCTTAATCACGGCGGCCGCCGTGGCGGCGGCGCGTAAGTGA
- the nadA gene encoding quinolinate synthase NadA encodes MDYAAEVRRLKSEKNAVVLAHNYQRPEVQDVADFVGDSLNLSLAARETGASLVVFAGVYFMAETAAILNPNKRVLIPDPNAGCSLADAVDVEAVRRWRERHPGGVVVAYINTRAEVKALADYVCTSANCLKVVEAIPRDKPLLFLPDKYLGMYIAAKTGRPMDIWDGACHVHERLTAPQILTKVKLYRDAEVLIHPECGCGTACLVELPRLGVEPRFLSTEGMVKYVRQSPARRFIVATETGIIYRMAKEAPGKEFIPASEEAVCEYMKLTTIEKVYRSLRDEVYRVAVPEEVAKRARAAIERMFQFA; translated from the coding sequence GTGGATTACGCGGCGGAGGTGAGGAGGCTTAAGTCGGAGAAGAACGCAGTGGTGCTGGCCCACAACTATCAGCGGCCGGAGGTCCAAGATGTGGCGGACTTCGTCGGCGATTCCCTAAACCTCTCCCTAGCGGCTAGGGAGACAGGGGCCTCCCTCGTGGTTTTCGCGGGGGTCTACTTCATGGCTGAGACGGCGGCTATATTGAACCCGAACAAGAGGGTGCTTATCCCTGATCCAAACGCCGGCTGTAGCCTGGCCGACGCCGTCGACGTGGAGGCGGTTAGGAGGTGGAGGGAGAGGCACCCGGGCGGGGTGGTGGTGGCCTACATAAACACGAGGGCTGAGGTGAAGGCTCTGGCCGACTACGTCTGCACCTCGGCCAACTGTCTAAAGGTCGTCGAGGCGATCCCCCGGGACAAGCCCCTGTTGTTTCTGCCGGATAAATACCTCGGGATGTACATCGCGGCGAAGACGGGGCGCCCGATGGACATCTGGGACGGGGCGTGCCACGTGCACGAGAGGCTGACGGCGCCTCAGATACTTACCAAGGTGAAGCTCTATAGAGACGCGGAGGTGTTGATCCACCCGGAGTGCGGATGCGGCACCGCCTGCCTCGTGGAGCTGCCTAGGCTGGGGGTGGAGCCGAGGTTTCTCTCCACCGAGGGGATGGTGAAGTACGTGAGGCAGTCTCCGGCGAGGCGGTTCATAGTCGCCACGGAGACGGGCATCATTTACAGGATGGCGAAGGAGGCGCCTGGGAAGGAGTTCATCCCGGCGTCTGAGGAGGCGGTCTGCGAATACATGAAGCTCACCACCATAGAGAAGGTGTATAGGTCCCTCCGGGACGAGGTCTACAGGGTGGCGGTGCCCGAGGAGGTGGCGAAGAGGGCGAGGGCGGCGATAGAGAGGATGTTCCAGTTCGCATGA
- a CDS encoding tRNA(Met) cytidine acetyltransferase TmcA, whose product MLFDLAKAEVEKAAAARHRRLFVLVGTDDRRLAEAAAEVLRGFEAAGGGGSGLYMFQPEFADANKRMNYFRDAMEGSSLEVDFRPYKDTPKILGTTQDFAVLDLVNDLKPNDVGRLGGVVKGGGVYVFLVPPLETWKRHITKFQSTLLVPQFTPNDVRQRLKERFWRTLHGHRGVVIYDVDRGALLKASGVEEVERYEPKKPEPPEKAVLPLKIYRLAATQDQVEVLKLFEALYERPRRKQAVVVIADRGRGKSAALGLGLAGVGHKLRKAKSRVQIVVSAMEYTNLETLLEFAVRGLEALGYKPGVEKEGGEIRSIKARGIFIDVVTPYMLLKRENADVVAVDEAAAVPLPVLYAVHKKFDRVVFATTIHGYEGAGRGFSIRFLKYLRESKDTDVHLYEMEEPIRYGRGDPVEQWLFDAFLLNAEPAKAEPQDLDYVRRREVVYLGEEDIMREEVLRQFFGIYVQAHYRNEPDDLGMLLDAPHHTARALALPNGKVVVSVELAFEGALDDLSIDQALRGLKLPGNIIPDRFLKYWRLPEFAKLRGWRIVRIATHPELQDMGLGTLMLQKLEEEARRRGMDWIGVGFGVYDRLLKFWVRNGYVPIHLSPERNPSSGEYSVLLVKPLNDKAEAYVRYANVEFRRRLIHSLMGPYGDLLPAEVLLLLEDWGWGIEGAPVLSKNQLDRAIAYAYGPMTYENVTDAVYMLATQYFYSPKARRPALPEPALKILVSKVLQAKPWKEAAEAAGVRRGDLMLILREVAKVLLFYYYGGEFEVPLFVVGTVRGKD is encoded by the coding sequence GTGCTTTTCGACTTAGCTAAGGCCGAGGTGGAGAAGGCGGCGGCCGCCCGCCACAGGAGGCTCTTCGTACTGGTGGGCACTGACGACCGGCGTTTGGCCGAGGCGGCGGCGGAGGTGCTCAGGGGGTTTGAGGCGGCGGGGGGCGGCGGCTCTGGGCTCTACATGTTTCAGCCGGAGTTCGCCGACGCCAACAAGCGTATGAACTACTTCAGAGACGCCATGGAGGGGTCCTCGCTGGAGGTGGACTTCAGGCCGTATAAAGACACGCCGAAGATCCTGGGGACAACCCAAGACTTCGCCGTCTTGGACCTCGTCAACGACCTTAAGCCAAACGACGTGGGGCGCCTCGGCGGCGTCGTCAAAGGCGGCGGCGTCTACGTCTTCCTCGTGCCGCCGCTGGAGACGTGGAAGAGGCACATAACCAAGTTCCAATCCACGTTGCTCGTCCCGCAGTTTACCCCCAACGACGTGAGGCAGAGGCTGAAGGAGAGGTTCTGGAGGACACTCCACGGCCACAGAGGCGTGGTGATCTACGACGTAGATAGGGGGGCGCTCCTCAAGGCCTCTGGGGTGGAGGAGGTGGAGAGGTACGAGCCTAAGAAGCCGGAGCCGCCGGAGAAGGCGGTTCTGCCGCTGAAGATATACCGCCTGGCGGCTACCCAAGACCAGGTCGAGGTGCTGAAGCTCTTCGAGGCGCTGTACGAGAGGCCGAGGCGTAAGCAGGCCGTGGTGGTTATCGCGGACCGGGGGAGGGGGAAGAGCGCGGCGCTGGGCCTGGGGCTAGCCGGCGTAGGCCACAAGCTTAGGAAGGCCAAATCCCGCGTCCAGATCGTCGTCAGCGCCATGGAGTACACAAACCTGGAGACCCTCCTCGAGTTCGCGGTGAGGGGGCTCGAGGCGCTGGGCTACAAGCCGGGCGTGGAGAAGGAGGGGGGAGAGATCAGATCTATCAAGGCCAGGGGGATCTTCATAGACGTCGTCACCCCCTACATGCTGTTGAAGAGGGAGAACGCAGACGTCGTCGCTGTGGACGAGGCGGCCGCCGTCCCGCTCCCGGTGCTCTACGCCGTACATAAGAAGTTCGATAGGGTGGTCTTCGCCACCACGATCCACGGCTACGAGGGGGCGGGCCGCGGCTTCTCTATCCGCTTCCTCAAGTACCTAAGGGAGTCGAAGGACACAGACGTGCACCTCTACGAGATGGAGGAGCCCATAAGATACGGCAGGGGGGACCCGGTGGAGCAGTGGCTTTTCGACGCCTTCCTCCTAAACGCCGAGCCGGCCAAGGCGGAGCCGCAGGATCTCGACTACGTGAGGAGGAGGGAGGTGGTGTACCTAGGGGAGGAGGACATCATGAGGGAGGAGGTGCTTAGGCAGTTCTTCGGCATATACGTGCAGGCCCACTACCGGAACGAGCCCGACGACCTGGGGATGCTCCTAGACGCGCCGCATCACACCGCGCGGGCCCTCGCCCTTCCAAACGGGAAGGTGGTGGTCTCGGTTGAGCTCGCCTTTGAGGGGGCGCTCGACGACCTCTCCATAGACCAAGCGCTTAGAGGCCTTAAGCTCCCGGGCAACATCATCCCAGACCGCTTCCTCAAGTACTGGCGGTTGCCCGAGTTCGCCAAGCTAAGGGGCTGGCGTATCGTGAGGATAGCGACCCACCCAGAGCTACAAGACATGGGCCTCGGCACGCTTATGCTCCAAAAGCTTGAGGAGGAGGCGAGGCGGCGGGGCATGGACTGGATAGGCGTGGGCTTCGGCGTATACGACAGGTTGCTTAAGTTCTGGGTGAGAAACGGCTACGTCCCAATCCACCTCTCCCCCGAGAGGAACCCCTCCTCCGGCGAATACAGCGTACTCCTCGTAAAGCCGTTGAACGATAAGGCGGAGGCCTACGTGAGGTACGCCAACGTGGAGTTTAGGAGGAGGCTGATCCACTCGCTTATGGGGCCCTACGGCGATCTGCTACCCGCCGAGGTGCTCCTCCTGCTGGAGGACTGGGGCTGGGGGATAGAGGGGGCCCCCGTCCTTTCAAAAAACCAGCTGGATAGAGCCATCGCCTACGCCTACGGCCCCATGACCTACGAAAACGTCACAGACGCAGTATATATGCTCGCCACTCAGTACTTCTACAGCCCCAAGGCGAGGAGGCCGGCGCTCCCCGAGCCCGCCCTTAAAATACTCGTCAGCAAGGTGCTACAGGCAAAGCCGTGGAAGGAGGCCGCCGAGGCCGCCGGCGTGAGGAGGGGAGACCTCATGCTCATACTGAGGGAGGTGGCGAAGGTCCTCCTCTTCTACTACTACGGAGGTGAGTTCGAGGTGCCCCTCTTCGTTGTAGGCACAGTCCGGGGCAAAGACTAG
- a CDS encoding ATP-binding protein: MVIFLDREEELEKLRRALRGEGFRLVVVYGRRRIGKTSLVLKATEDMRRVYYLAVGRGNLRRFKQAAARVDPGVLTTADDWEAVFTYLRDRVDVVIIDEFPNLIEEDRSILSTLQAVVDEVLAHSNLKLVLAGSSISTMTSKVLSYKSPLYGRRTASLRVDPIPFLKYRQFFPDRPPHELVEIHGFAGGIPYYMVKVREPFWDFLGRELRERTFLLDEGDFLLRYEFEDVSTYRQILEAIAAGKNTLGEIRDHAGLRSTDITPYLRNLEIVGIVRKVKPVLGRGRYRYELADGFLRFWHRFIGPNLWLIEQGLYGAEDIRREYSQYLGRTFEEIAREVVVREIAAGRLPRVTKLGPQWWTKRGEAREIDLLGVGDGVVVAVEARWRDGVDAAEVAQELREKVEELGLPGRVVPVVVARSFRKREGAAAYDLGDIYRMMA, from the coding sequence GTGGTTATATTTTTAGACAGGGAGGAGGAGCTGGAAAAGCTCAGGAGGGCCCTCCGGGGAGAGGGCTTCAGACTAGTTGTGGTATACGGCAGGAGGCGGATAGGGAAGACTTCCCTCGTCCTAAAGGCCACTGAGGACATGCGGAGGGTCTACTACCTCGCGGTGGGGAGGGGCAACCTGCGGAGGTTTAAACAAGCGGCGGCGCGGGTCGACCCCGGCGTGTTGACGACCGCCGACGACTGGGAGGCCGTCTTCACATACCTGAGAGATAGAGTCGACGTCGTCATCATAGACGAATTCCCAAACCTAATAGAGGAGGACAGGTCCATCCTGTCGACCCTACAGGCGGTGGTGGACGAAGTCCTCGCCCACTCAAACCTAAAGCTCGTGCTGGCCGGCTCCTCCATCTCCACCATGACGTCAAAAGTCCTCTCCTACAAGAGCCCCCTCTACGGGCGGAGGACGGCGTCGCTGAGGGTGGACCCCATACCCTTCCTCAAATACAGGCAGTTCTTCCCCGACAGGCCGCCTCATGAGCTGGTGGAGATCCACGGCTTCGCCGGCGGGATACCGTACTACATGGTGAAGGTGAGGGAGCCCTTCTGGGACTTCCTGGGGCGGGAGCTGAGGGAGAGGACCTTCCTCCTAGACGAGGGGGACTTCCTCCTCCGCTACGAGTTCGAAGACGTCTCCACCTACAGGCAGATACTTGAGGCGATCGCGGCGGGGAAAAACACCCTTGGGGAGATAAGAGACCACGCAGGGCTTAGATCCACGGACATAACGCCGTATCTCCGCAACCTGGAGATCGTGGGCATAGTGAGAAAGGTGAAGCCCGTGCTGGGCAGGGGGAGGTATAGATACGAGCTGGCCGACGGCTTCCTCCGCTTCTGGCACCGCTTCATAGGGCCGAACCTCTGGCTAATAGAGCAGGGCCTCTACGGCGCGGAGGACATACGGAGGGAGTACAGCCAGTACCTCGGCAGGACCTTTGAAGAAATCGCCAGGGAGGTCGTAGTTAGGGAGATCGCCGCCGGCCGCCTGCCTAGGGTGACGAAGCTGGGCCCCCAGTGGTGGACCAAGAGGGGGGAGGCGAGGGAGATTGACCTCCTCGGCGTCGGCGACGGCGTCGTGGTGGCCGTGGAGGCGAGGTGGAGAGACGGGGTAGACGCGGCGGAGGTGGCCCAGGAGCTCAGGGAGAAGGTCGAGGAGCTGGGCCTACCCGGCCGCGTAGTACCCGTGGTGGTAGCCAGGAGCTTCAGGAAGAGAGAGGGGGCGGCGGCCTACGACCTAGGAGATATATACAGGATGATGGCCTAA
- a CDS encoding menaquinone biosynthesis family protein, whose product MIKVAHSPDADDAYMFYGIASGAVKMPAPHVEFLADIETLNRLAVEELLDVSAVSVHAYAYVCGRYYVMRVGASMGEGYGPVVVARPEADRPRHVAVPGRYTTAALLLKLAMPGVKAVEVPFDRVLEAVAAGVVDAGVLIHEGQITYGRYGLRKLLDLGEWWLRETGLPTPLGIDVVRKELGRGLAEALAEALRSSIRYADEHREEALRYAQRFSRGLSLEDTARFVDMYVNAYTRDLGSRGEKAIEELLARASEGGLAPACRPEYV is encoded by the coding sequence GTGATCAAGGTGGCCCATTCTCCAGACGCGGACGACGCCTACATGTTCTACGGGATCGCGTCGGGGGCTGTTAAGATGCCGGCGCCCCACGTGGAGTTTCTGGCCGATATAGAGACTTTGAACAGGCTGGCGGTGGAGGAGCTACTCGACGTATCCGCAGTCAGCGTACACGCCTACGCATACGTCTGCGGTAGGTACTACGTGATGAGGGTGGGCGCCTCCATGGGGGAGGGGTACGGCCCCGTGGTGGTGGCCAGGCCGGAGGCGGATAGGCCGAGGCACGTGGCAGTGCCCGGGCGCTACACCACCGCCGCCCTCCTCCTCAAGCTGGCCATGCCGGGGGTGAAGGCCGTGGAGGTGCCCTTCGATAGAGTGCTGGAGGCGGTGGCGGCGGGCGTCGTGGACGCGGGGGTGCTTATCCACGAGGGGCAGATCACCTATGGGAGATACGGCTTGAGGAAGCTGCTGGACCTAGGCGAGTGGTGGCTGAGGGAGACGGGGCTCCCCACGCCGCTTGGGATAGACGTGGTTAGGAAGGAGTTGGGGAGGGGGCTCGCCGAGGCCCTTGCAGAGGCCCTCCGCAGCTCCATCAGATACGCCGATGAGCACAGGGAGGAGGCCCTTAGATATGCCCAGAGGTTCTCAAGGGGGCTCAGCCTGGAGGACACCGCCCGCTTTGTCGACATGTACGTCAACGCCTACACGAGGGACCTAGGCTCCAGGGGGGAGAAGGCCATCGAGGAGCTCCTGGCCCGGGCTTCGGAGGGGGGGCTGGCGCCCGCGTGCAGGCCTGAGTACGTGTGA